CCAATCATTCGCTTGTGTTTCTGCATTAGGAAGCGCTACCATACTCCATCCGGCAGTTTCTCCTGCGGGAATGGTTTCCCATTGAGCTTCCATGGCAGCGAGTTTGGTGGGCTGATGGTGATAGACTTGTTCGGCACTCAGGTGACCGATAAAGATTTGTAAGGGAGCAACGGCGATCACCACTGCTAAAATGATTTTCAGGGATTTGCTAAAAAAGGCAACATTGCGACCATTAATCAAATACCACGCACTAATGCCACCAATCACAAATAGCGACGTTTCCAACGTAGCGAAAAACATATGTAGGAAACTGTTAACCATAAACGGGTTAGCAATAGCGGCAAAAAAGTCGTGAACCACAAACTTGCCATCGATAAATTCCCCACCTGCGGGAGTTTGTAACCAAGAATTAGCCGATAAAATCCAGAACGTAGATAAGTTGGCTCCAAAGGCTACTAAAATCGTAGAGATATAGTGAATAACCGAGGGAACTCTGTTCCAACCAAACAGCATGATACCGAGGAAACTGGCTTCGAGCATAAAGGCCATCGTTCCTTCAAAACCGAGTACTGTGCCAAAAAAGTCGCCCACCGCTTCGGAAAACGGGGCCCAGTTCATGCCAAACTGAAAGGCCATGGGCAGTCCAGAAGCAACTCCAATCCCAAAGTTGAGGACGTAAATCTTAGCCCAAAATCGGCAATGACGATAATAGTCTGGATTGCCAGTTTTCAGCCATAGACCTTCCAGGATAACCAGGAAAATACCCATGCCTGTCGTCAGAACGGGCCAGAGCATATGAAAAATTGCAGTTAAGGCAAATTGAATGCGTGAAAGCGTTACCGTATCTGAGAGCCAATCCATGAACTACCTGCATGTTCAGTAAATTTTGTCTCTTTTGGTATAACGGATAGTTCGGAATTTGGGCAAGGGATTAGAGTAACACTTTAATAAAATTTACAGAATCTCCTATAGCAGAGAAAGAGTTGGTTAGGACAGTTAGATTATGGTTTTAGGCAATAGGCAATAGGCACAAATCGCAATAGAAAGTGTCCTTGCTTACGACCTAGGGGCATGGGGCGATCGCCTGAACCCAAGATCCAAGAGATCCGATTTATCCTTGAGATCCGCGCATTTTCAGGGTTTCAACTTGATGTTTTAAGGCAGATGGATCGTTGGAGTTAATAGAAATGGCTCGATCAAAGGATTCGATCGCTTCTTCAATTTGACCCAGTTC
This sequence is a window from Roseofilum reptotaenium CS-1145. Protein-coding genes within it:
- a CDS encoding cytochrome ubiquinol oxidase subunit I — its product is MDWLSDTVTLSRIQFALTAIFHMLWPVLTTGMGIFLVILEGLWLKTGNPDYYRHCRFWAKIYVLNFGIGVASGLPMAFQFGMNWAPFSEAVGDFFGTVLGFEGTMAFMLEASFLGIMLFGWNRVPSVIHYISTILVAFGANLSTFWILSANSWLQTPAGGEFIDGKFVVHDFFAAIANPFMVNSFLHMFFATLETSLFVIGGISAWYLINGRNVAFFSKSLKIILAVVIAVAPLQIFIGHLSAEQVYHHQPTKLAAMEAQWETIPAGETAGWSMVALPNAETQANDWEVKFPYALSYLLELKPQLTEPVYGLKEWPDEDRPHMVGLVYYSFRIMIAIGLFLAALAAITVLQWLRGQLAEAKITAQKWLLRGWIFAAPLGYLAVETGWIVRCVGRQPWTVYGEIRTVDAASHLPPGEILTSLVGITSIYIFFLGSALYFGSRIIRKGPNLEIPLPSNTSIKDDQLTVTS